CAGCAGCTCGCCGACGGTCTCGATCTCGAGCACGTCCGCGAAGGTCTTGGCGGTCTTGGCCCCGAGGAAGTCCCGGAGCTTGCGGTCCATATCCGTCTTCATTCCACCACCGTCATTCGACCCCGATCAGGAGCGGATACCTGTCCTGTCCTCCGTCGTACACCACGACATCGACATCTTTGCGTTGCCGGCGCACGTGCCGCTCGACCGCGTCGGCCAGGGCGGGGTCGGCGTCGCGGCCGGTGACGATCGTGAGCAGCTCGCCACCGCCGCCGAGCAACCGGTCGACGACTTCCAGCGCCGCCTCCTCGAGGTCGCCGGTGATCACCGCGAAGTCGCCGTCGACGACACCGAGCGCGTCGCCGATCCGGCACCGGCCGGCCATCGTCCAGGCGTCCTTGACCGCGATCGTGACGGCGCCGTGCCGGGTCTGCCCGGCAGCGGCCGACAGGTGTACGACGTCGTCGTCGAAGCTGCGGTCGGGGTCGTGGACGGCGATCGCGGCGAGGCCCTGGACTTGGGCGCGGGTCGGGATCACGGCGACCCGGATCCCGTCCTGGCGGGCGGCGGTGGCGGCGGCCTCGGCGACCGCGATGGAGTCCTGGTCGTTGGGCAGGATCACGATCTCGGGCGCCTGCGACTGCTCGATCGCCTGGAGCAGTTCGCCGGTGGAGCAGCGACGGCCGGGGGCGCCGCGGATGATCCGGGCGCCGGCCTCGGCGAACAGGCCGGCGAGCCCGTCGCCGGCGACGACCGCGATCACCGCGCGCCCGGGAGCGGGTTCGTGGTGGTGCGCCTGGTCGTCGAAGTGGGTGACCCGGATCCGGTGCGGCCGGCCGATGTCGATGCCCTGCTCGATCGCGGCGCCGACGTCGTCGGTGTGGACGTGGACGTTCCAGAGCCCGTCGCCGCCGACCACGACGACGGAGTCGCCGAGAGCGGCCAGGGTCTGCCGGAAGTCGCCGATCTTGTCGTCGGGCGCGTCGAGCAGGTACATCACCTCGTACGCGGACCCGTCCTGGCTCTCGGCGCTCTCCCCCTGCGGCTCCACCCTGGCCGGTACGTCGACCCGCACGTGCTGCCCGGTGAGCACCGACTCCATCGCACCCAGGATCACGACGAGGCCTGCTCCTCCGGCGTCGACGACGCCCGCATGCCGCAGTACGTCGAGCTGTTCGGTGGTCCTGGTGAGGGCCTGGCGGGCGGAGGCGACCGCGGCGAGGCAGACGTCGGCGAGGGCCTTGCCGTCGTTCGCGGCGGTCATCGCTCCGGTGGCGGCGGCGCGCGCGACGGTGAGCATGGTGCCTTCGACGGGCTGCGCTACGGCCCCGTACGCGGCGTCTGCGGCGAACTTGAGGGCGTCGGCGAAGGCGGCGGCCTCGCTCATCCGGGGATCGGCCAGGACGCCGTCCGTCTGGTGGTGCGGGAGGTTCTCGTCGAGGCGGAGGCCGCAGGCGCGGATCAGCTGGGAGGTGATCACGCCGGAGTTGCCGCGGGCGCCGAGCAGCGCGCCGCGGCCGAAGGCCTGGATCGCCTCGGTGAAGGTCAGCTCGCCCTTGGGCAGCGCCTCGCAGGCGGCTTCCCAGGTCAGGTAGAGGTTGGTCCCGGTGTCGCCGTCCGGCACCGGGTACACGTTCAGTTCGTCGATCTCGGTCCGCGCCCGGGCCAGATCGGCCAGTGCCGTCCGGGCCCAGGCCCGCAGCACGTCAACCGTCAATTCCTCCACGCCCGGAAGGCTAACGCGTACCGAAGGACAGGTAGTGGTCCCGTCCGGGGCGAGTTCGGCGCGGCTTGCACGCGTGCGACCGCGTATACGTAGGCGACTACGTCCAGTCGTTCGGTACGGTTCGCGGGTGAGTGGCGGTAGGAGTGTGTTGTTCTCGGCCGCGGCCGACAGTTACGAGTTGGCTGCGCGGGAGATCCGGGGCGAGTTCGGGCGGGACGTGCGGGTCCAGCGGGTCGGCGCGGAGCTGGGGCGGGTGGACGGGCCTCCAGGGCTGACCGTGGAGGCGTTCGCGGCGGCGTGTGATGCGGGGCGGATCATGTTCGTCCGGCATCTGACGGTGGAGATCGCAAGCTTCGACGAGCTGCCGCCGGAGTACGAGCTGGCCGAGGTGGTGCTCGGCGAGCTGCCCGAGTACCCGAAGGCGCTCGCCGTACAGGCTTGGACCGATGCAGCCGGCACCGGCGGGTCCTACTACCACCGCCTGGAGGAGGCCCTGGCCGGCCGTGGAGTGGCCGTCACGCGCTCCGGGCAGGAGTACGTCGTCTCGTGCTTCGCGGGGCGGAAGGCGGTGCTGCTGGGGCTGAACCGGCTCGCGGACAGCCTGTCGGACTGGCCGGGCGGGCGGATGCGGCTGGCTCGGGGTGACGAGCGAGTGTCGCGGTCCGAGTTCAAGCTCGAGGAGGCGATCGCGACCTTCGGGCTGGAGCTGCCGCGAGGCGGGAAGGCGGTCGACCTCGGCGCCTCACCGGGTGGATGGACGCGGATCCTGCGGCAGCACGGGCAGGAGGTGTGGTCGGTCGATCCGGGTTCGCTGGATCCGCGGCTGCGCGGTGATCGCCGGATCCATCACGAGGCGACGACGGCGGGCCGGTTCTTCGCCGCGAACCGGGTCCGGTTCGACGTGGCGGTGAACGACATGCGGATGGACCAGGTGACGAGCGCCCGGATGATGCTGGACGCGGCGGCGCACGTACGGCGCGGCGGTCTCGCGATCGTCACGCTGAAGGGCGGCGGCAGGAACCCGCTGGACGGCGCCCGTCGCGGCATCGAGGTCCTAGGCGAGCGGTACGACGTACTGCACGCCCGACAGTTGCACCACAACCGGAACGAGATCACGGTGGTTGCCCGCAAACACGACTAGGCGCCCGGGGTGAACCGGGCGCCTGGTCGAAGGCCCTACACGGAGGAAAGCTTCAGGTCAGCCGACGACGCGCTGGACCTTGCCGGCCTTGATGCAGGAGGTGCACACCTTCATCTTGGTGGGCGTGCCCTTGATGATCGCGCGGACCGGCTGGATGTTGGGGTTGAACCGGCGGGGCGTACGAGCCTTGACCCGCCGGATCATCGCGCCCTTACCCAGGCGGGCAACGCTGTTGCCGAACGTCGGCTGCTTGCCGCAGACATCGCACTTCTTAGACATGATTCTCCGTGTTCAGGGTCGTGACACCGACAGACCATGCTACATGTGTGTCAGCGCCCCACCAATTCGGCTGTAAGGCACACAGTCAGGCAGTGAGGTAGGCCACTTCCTCGTCCGTCAGCGTCACCGACAGACCCGGTGTCGAGGTCCGTGTTTCGCTGACGTGCCGCGGCCCGATCAGCGGGAACACCAGGTACGGCTGGTGCAGCAACCAGGCCAGCGCGATCGCGGTCGGCTCGACTCCCTTGGCGGCCGCCAGCTCCCGTGCACGGTCGAGCCTACGGAAGTTCTCGTCGGAGTAGAAACAGCGCACGAGCTCCTGGTCCGAGGTGTCCTCCGGCTTGGCGCGTCCGGTGAAGAACCCGCGCGCCTGGCTCGACCACGGGAACAGCGCGATCTGCCGCTCGCGCAGCCACTTCTGCGACTCGTCGTCGGCCACGTGCCGGCAGCCCGCCCACGGTACGTCGTACGCCCGCGCGAGGCTGAGGTGGTTGCTGAGCAGCGTGAACGGCTGCTTGCTGTTCGCCTCGGCGTACGCGTTGGCCTCGTCGAAGCGCGCGGTGGACCAGTTGGAGCCGCCGAACGCCTTGATCCGGCCGGCCTTGAAGTGCTCGTCGAGGACGTCGACGAACTCCGAGACCGGGATGTCCTCGTTGTCGCGGTGCATGAAGTACAGGTCGACGTGGTCGGTCTGCAGTCGTTCGAGGCTCTCGTGCAGCTGCCGGGTGATCGACTCGGGATCGCAGTACGGCGTGTGCGCGCCCTTGCCGATCACCACGACGTCGTCCCGGTTGCCGCGCGACTTCATCCACTGCCCGAGCAGCTTCTCGCCGCGTCCGCCGCCGTAGATGTACGCCGTGTCGAACGTCGTACCGCCGCGCTCGACGAAGTCGTCGAAGACGACCGCTGCGTGCGGCAGCGTCTGCTGGTTGTCGACGCCCATGACGAGCCGCGAGACCTGCCGGTCGACGCCCGGCACCTTGCCGTACGTCATCGGGGCGTCGTCGCGGCGGGTGAGCGGCCGTCCGGTCGCGGTCGGGATGATCGCGTCGTCCCGCTCGCTCGCGTACTGCTGCCCGATCGCGGCCCGCCACTGGTCCTGGACCGTGAGGTTCCCGAGAGTGTCGGCCCAGGTCATCTCCGGCGCCTGCTTGGCCCCGGACTGGACCGCCGCCTGCACGGCCTCGGCCTCGGCCGTGTAGATCAGCGCCGGCTCCGCGGAGATGTCCCGCGGCTCCTCCCCCACCCGGTGCAGGGTGACGTGGGTCGGTTTGCCGTCGCCGCCGAACCACGGGTCCTCGACGACGAGGTAGCCCTCGCTGCCGAAGATCCGGACCTGGTTCTGGTCGGCGAGCCGTACGCCGGTGCTGACCTGGGCGGTCACGCCGCCGTCGAAGAACAGCGTCGCCACCGTCCACTCGTCGGCGCCGGTCTCGCCCACGTGGCCGACCGCGCTGACGGCGGCCGGGTCGGCGTACGGCTGCCCGATCGCCGCGCCGGCGATCAGACGGGCCATCGACACCGGGTAACCGCCGACGTCGAGGATGCCGCCGCCGGCCAGGTCGTCGGCGAAGATCCGGCTCTCCGGCCGGTACCCGGCGGCGAACGCGAACGTGGCCTGGATCTGGTGGACGGTGCCGATCTCGCCGTCGCGGACCAGTTGGGCGATCAGCTTGGTCTGCGGCAGGCACCGGTACATGTACGCCTCCATCAGGAAGACGTCATTGCGTACGGCGGCCTCGATCATCGCCTCGGCCCACGCGCGGTTGATCGCGAGCGGCTTCTCGCACAGCACGTGCTTGCCGGCCTCGGCCGCCTTGATCGCCCACTCGACGTGCATCGGGTGCGGCGTGGCGATGTAGACGGCGTCGACGGTTCCGTCGGCGAGCAGGTCGTCGTACGAACCGTGCCGGTTGGCGATGTCCCACTTGTCGGCGAAGGCGTTCGCCGATTCGAGGGACCGGCTGCCGACGGCGACGACCTCGTTGGTCTTCGACGTCGGCACCTGGCTGGCGAACCGGGAAGCGATGTTGCCGGTGCCGATGATGCCCCAGCGGAGCTTGTGGTCAGTCAAAAGAGATCCCGTGTCTGGTTTGTCGGTTGGGTCAGAACTTCATGGCGCCCGCCGCCAGGTCGGCGATGAAGGAACGGGCGCCGATCAGGAAGACGCCGATCAGCGGGATGACGCTCATCAGCGCACCGGCCATCACCATGGAGTAGTCGGTGCCGTAGACGCCGTTCAGCTGGTCGAGAGCGACCTGGAGGGTGAGGCGGTTCGGGTCGGTCATCACGATCAACGGCCAGAGGTAGTCGTTCCAGACGTTGATGAAGGTGAAGATGCCGAGGAAGGCCAGACCGGGCCGGAGCACCGGCAGGCCGACGGTGAGGTACTGCCGGAAGAATCCGGCGCCGTCGACCTTGGCGGCCGAGATGAGTTCGTCGGGGATGGCGCCCTTGGCGTACTGGCGCATCCAGAAGATCCCGAACGCGTTCGCCGCGCCCGGGATGATGAGGGCCTTCAGCGACCCGATCCAGCCGAACTCGGCGAGCGTCACGAACTGCGGCACCAGCGACAGCTGGGCCGGGATCATGAACGTCGCGAGCAGCAGCCCGAACAGCACGTTCCGGCCGGGGAACTCGTACTTCGCGAACGCGAACGCGGCCAGCGAGTCGAAGAACAGCACCAGGACCGTGACGCCGAGGGACGCGATCAGCGTGAGCAGCATCGACCCGAAGAAGTCGATGTTGTCGAGCACCTTGCCCATGTTCTCGAACAGGTGCGAGCCGATCAGGAGCTTCGGCGGGTAGCTGAAGATGTCCGGGGTGGTGTTGGAGGCCATCACCACCATCCAGTAGAACGGGAACAGCGAGACCAGCACGCCGAACATCAGCACGATGTGACCGACGGCGGTGCGAATGCGCTCAACGGACATCTGCGGCCTCCCTCTTGGCATTCTGGGCTGCGATCCTGCGTTCCACTCGCCGAGCGGCGCGTCGGGTCAGCCGTTCGTCGTCGTTTCCGCCGATCAGCCGCCAGTTGATGATGCTGAACAGCACGATCAGGACGAACAGGGCCCAGCCGACCGCGGCGCCGTACCCGAACTGGTTCTTGATGAACGCGCTCTGGTACAGGTACGAGACGATCGTCAGGCCGGCGTCGCCGGGGCCGCCGATGCTCGAGGTGTCGCCGAACAGCACCCGGGACTCGGTGAAGATCTGCAGCCCGCCGATGGTCGAGGTGACCGCGGTGAACAGGATGACCGGCCGCATCATCGGGACGGTGATCCGCCAGAACGTCTGCCGCGGGCTGGCGCCGTCGACCTTGGCGGCCTCGTACACGTCGGCGGAGATCGCCTGCAGACCGGCCAGGTAGATGATCGCGTTGTAGCCGACCCAGCGCCAGGTGACGATGGTCGCGATCGCGATCTTGATCCCCCACGGCGAGGTCAGCCATTGAACCTCGCCGACTCCGATCGAGCGCAGGAACGCGTTCAGCAGGCCGAAGTTGTTGCTGAAGATCGAGCCGAACACCAGGGTGATCGCGACCACCGAGGTGACGTTCGGGATGAAGTACGCGATCCGGTAGAAGGTACGCAGCCGGGTCGCGTTGTGCAGGGCGTTGGCGATCACCAACGCCAGCAGCAGCATCGGGACCGTCGAGAGCACCCAGATGAGCAGCGTGTTGCCGATCGTCTTCCAGAACGTGGCGTCGCTGAGCAGGTAGTGGTACTGCTCCAGGCCGACCCACTTCATCTGCCCGATGCCGTCCCAGGAGTGGAACGAGATCCAGATCGAGAACAGCACCGGGAACGCGCCGAAGATCGCGAACAGGATGAAGAACGGCGACACGGCGGCGTACTGCGGGAAGGCCTGCTTGTACTTGTTCGGCGGCTTCTCCGCGGTGCTGGACGGCCTGGTGATCGCGGCCGGGGCAGTCTTGCTGGTGACAGCCATGTCAGATCGCCCCCGCTCGGGTGAGTTCGCGCTCGATCTGGCGCTGGGCGTCGGCCCAGGCCTGATCCGGGTCCTTGCCGGAGGCCTCGACGTTCACGAGTTCGGAGCTGATCGGCGTGTCGATGATGCTGTCGTACGGCGAGAAGTAGGCGCCCGGGTACTTCTTGGCGGATTCCGCGAACACGTCGACGATCTTCTGACCGCCGAAGAACGGGTCGGGCGCACTCAGCCGCGAGTCGGTGTAGCTGGCCGGCGTGGACGGGAACAGGACCGGGTCCAGGAACGCCTGGGCCTGGTTCTTCGCCGACTCCAGCCAGCTGATGAACGCGAACGCAGCCTTCGGGTTCTTGCAGTACTTCGTGATCGCCAGGAAGGACCCGCCCCTGTTGCCGGCACCACCAGGAGCCGGCGTGACCCGCCAGAGTCCCTTCGTCTTCGGCGCCGCGTTCTTCGGCCCGAGCTGGGCCCACCAGACGGCCCCGATGTACGCGACGAGCTTGCCGTTGGTGACGACCGCGTTCTTGTCGGTCGAGTTCTGCGCGTTCGCCGAGAGACCTTCCTTGACCACCCGGACGGCGAGATCGAAGGCCTGCCGGACGTGGTCCTGATCGCCGAGGTACTGCCCGTCCGGCGTCATGTAGCGCTTGGACTGCTGCGCCATCCGGTAGGAGTAGATACCGGTGATGTTGTCGGTGATCGCTGAGCCAGGTACGGCCTGTTTGAGCTTCTTGCCGAGCGCGATGTAGGTGTCCCAGTCCGGGGCGAGCCCCGCGACGGCGGCCGGATCGATGTCGACACCGGCCTTCTGGAAGATGTCGGTCCGGTAGAACAGGGCCGTCGGCCCGGTGTCCATCGGGTAGGCCATCATCTTGCCCGCCGGCGTGACGCCCCACTTCCACTTCCAGGGCAGGAAGTCCTTCTCGAGCTCCTTCGCGCCGAGCTCGTTGAGGTCGTGGAACTGGTCGGCGTTCGGGAAGTACGTCGCGACGTCGTCGTTGATCGCGACGATGTCCGGGACGAGGGACTTGCCGGCCAGGGCGGTCAGTACCTTGGTCTTGTAGTTGGAGCCGATCCGGGTCATCGCCAGCTTCATGCCGTCGTACCCCGGGATCGCCTTCTCCGCCTGGCCGATCAGGTCGTCGTTGACGGACCCGAC
This Kribbella sp. NBC_00482 DNA region includes the following protein-coding sequences:
- a CDS encoding carbohydrate ABC transporter permease; the encoded protein is MSVERIRTAVGHIVLMFGVLVSLFPFYWMVVMASNTTPDIFSYPPKLLIGSHLFENMGKVLDNIDFFGSMLLTLIASLGVTVLVLFFDSLAAFAFAKYEFPGRNVLFGLLLATFMIPAQLSLVPQFVTLAEFGWIGSLKALIIPGAANAFGIFWMRQYAKGAIPDELISAAKVDGAGFFRQYLTVGLPVLRPGLAFLGIFTFINVWNDYLWPLIVMTDPNRLTLQVALDQLNGVYGTDYSMVMAGALMSVIPLIGVFLIGARSFIADLAAGAMKF
- a CDS encoding carbohydrate ABC transporter permease is translated as MAVTSKTAPAAITRPSSTAEKPPNKYKQAFPQYAAVSPFFILFAIFGAFPVLFSIWISFHSWDGIGQMKWVGLEQYHYLLSDATFWKTIGNTLLIWVLSTVPMLLLALVIANALHNATRLRTFYRIAYFIPNVTSVVAITLVFGSIFSNNFGLLNAFLRSIGVGEVQWLTSPWGIKIAIATIVTWRWVGYNAIIYLAGLQAISADVYEAAKVDGASPRQTFWRITVPMMRPVILFTAVTSTIGGLQIFTESRVLFGDTSSIGGPGDAGLTIVSYLYQSAFIKNQFGYGAAVGWALFVLIVLFSIINWRLIGGNDDERLTRRAARRVERRIAAQNAKREAADVR
- the rpmB gene encoding 50S ribosomal protein L28 encodes the protein MSKKCDVCGKQPTFGNSVARLGKGAMIRRVKARTPRRFNPNIQPVRAIIKGTPTKMKVCTSCIKAGKVQRVVG
- a CDS encoding aldo/keto reductase, giving the protein MTDHKLRWGIIGTGNIASRFASQVPTSKTNEVVAVGSRSLESANAFADKWDIANRHGSYDDLLADGTVDAVYIATPHPMHVEWAIKAAEAGKHVLCEKPLAINRAWAEAMIEAAVRNDVFLMEAYMYRCLPQTKLIAQLVRDGEIGTVHQIQATFAFAAGYRPESRIFADDLAGGGILDVGGYPVSMARLIAGAAIGQPYADPAAVSAVGHVGETGADEWTVATLFFDGGVTAQVSTGVRLADQNQVRIFGSEGYLVVEDPWFGGDGKPTHVTLHRVGEEPRDISAEPALIYTAEAEAVQAAVQSGAKQAPEMTWADTLGNLTVQDQWRAAIGQQYASERDDAIIPTATGRPLTRRDDAPMTYGKVPGVDRQVSRLVMGVDNQQTLPHAAVVFDDFVERGGTTFDTAYIYGGGRGEKLLGQWMKSRGNRDDVVVIGKGAHTPYCDPESITRQLHESLERLQTDHVDLYFMHRDNEDIPVSEFVDVLDEHFKAGRIKAFGGSNWSTARFDEANAYAEANSKQPFTLLSNHLSLARAYDVPWAGCRHVADDESQKWLRERQIALFPWSSQARGFFTGRAKPEDTSDQELVRCFYSDENFRRLDRARELAAAKGVEPTAIALAWLLHQPYLVFPLIGPRHVSETRTSTPGLSVTLTDEEVAYLTA
- a CDS encoding ABC transporter substrate-binding protein, which gives rise to MTLSRRHFLAAGSALAAAGLTGCGSRSSLGGSNELSMWTWVGSVNDDLIGQAEKAIPGYDGMKLAMTRIGSNYKTKVLTALAGKSLVPDIVAINDDVATYFPNADQFHDLNELGAKELEKDFLPWKWKWGVTPAGKMMAYPMDTGPTALFYRTDIFQKAGVDIDPAAVAGLAPDWDTYIALGKKLKQAVPGSAITDNITGIYSYRMAQQSKRYMTPDGQYLGDQDHVRQAFDLAVRVVKEGLSANAQNSTDKNAVVTNGKLVAYIGAVWWAQLGPKNAAPKTKGLWRVTPAPGGAGNRGGSFLAITKYCKNPKAAFAFISWLESAKNQAQAFLDPVLFPSTPASYTDSRLSAPDPFFGGQKIVDVFAESAKKYPGAYFSPYDSIIDTPISSELVNVEASGKDPDQAWADAQRQIERELTRAGAI
- a CDS encoding SAM-dependent methyltransferase; translation: MSGGRSVLFSAAADSYELAAREIRGEFGRDVRVQRVGAELGRVDGPPGLTVEAFAAACDAGRIMFVRHLTVEIASFDELPPEYELAEVVLGELPEYPKALAVQAWTDAAGTGGSYYHRLEEALAGRGVAVTRSGQEYVVSCFAGRKAVLLGLNRLADSLSDWPGGRMRLARGDERVSRSEFKLEEAIATFGLELPRGGKAVDLGASPGGWTRILRQHGQEVWSVDPGSLDPRLRGDRRIHHEATTAGRFFAANRVRFDVAVNDMRMDQVTSARMMLDAAAHVRRGGLAIVTLKGGGRNPLDGARRGIEVLGERYDVLHARQLHHNRNEITVVARKHD
- a CDS encoding DAK2 domain-containing protein, giving the protein MEELTVDVLRAWARTALADLARARTEIDELNVYPVPDGDTGTNLYLTWEAACEALPKGELTFTEAIQAFGRGALLGARGNSGVITSQLIRACGLRLDENLPHHQTDGVLADPRMSEAAAFADALKFAADAAYGAVAQPVEGTMLTVARAAATGAMTAANDGKALADVCLAAVASARQALTRTTEQLDVLRHAGVVDAGGAGLVVILGAMESVLTGQHVRVDVPARVEPQGESAESQDGSAYEVMYLLDAPDDKIGDFRQTLAALGDSVVVVGGDGLWNVHVHTDDVGAAIEQGIDIGRPHRIRVTHFDDQAHHHEPAPGRAVIAVVAGDGLAGLFAEAGARIIRGAPGRRCSTGELLQAIEQSQAPEIVILPNDQDSIAVAEAAATAARQDGIRVAVIPTRAQVQGLAAIAVHDPDRSFDDDVVHLSAAAGQTRHGAVTIAVKDAWTMAGRCRIGDALGVVDGDFAVITGDLEEAALEVVDRLLGGGGELLTIVTGRDADPALADAVERHVRRQRKDVDVVVYDGGQDRYPLLIGVE